CTCCAAAGTCCTTGTCGCGCAGAGCGGAGATCAGCCAGACGACCTCTTTTTCATGGCCCAGAGAATCGGTCAGGGCTTTCACAGCTGCCGGGTTGTGGGCGGCGTCCACGATAATGGGCGGTGAACCTTCAAACTCCTGGAACCGACCCTGCCATTTTGTGGATTCAATTCCCAGGACAACCTTCTCATACACCATTTCAAAACCCGATACCGAAAGCTCTTCGAGAGCAGCAAGGGCACAAGCTGCATTATCCAGCTGAAACAACCCCGCCAGTCCTGGAACCAGCCTGTTTATACTCCACTTCATACCCTCAAATTGCAAGCTGCTACCGTTAATATCACGATCTGCACTGAAATCCCTGCCAAACAGAACCACCCTGGCACCGGCCGCTTCGGCTTCTTGAAGAATAACTTCCCTCGCAGCACGACCCACCGGACCCACTACCACAGACCTTCCTTTTCTCATGATCCCCGATTTTTCCCGGGCAACATCCTCAAGAGTATTGCCGAGCCAATTCTTGTGATCCAGGTCCACTGAGGTGATGACCGATAGCACCGGGCTGGTAACGTTGGTTGCGTCCCAGCGCCCACCAAGACCTACCTCAAAAATGGCAAGATCAACTTTCTGACGAGCGAAATAGAGGAGGGCCAAAACGGTAGCGAACTCGAAATAGGTCATGTCAACCCCGACATCCTTCACTTCCTGGAGGAGTCCAGGAAGCTCGTCACGAGTCACTGCATGGCTGTCAACCACAATGCGTTCTTCAAATTTGATGAGATGTGGCGAGGTGAAGAGTCCGACACGATATCCGGCACAGCTCAGGGCAGCGCCCATGAAGGACACCACCGAACCCTTACCGTTTGTGCCTCCAACCAGTACATGGGGGAAATTGAAATGGGGGGATCCGAGAGCCTTCAAGGCCTCTCTAATCCGTCCAAGACCAGGTCTGATTCTGGACTCGTTCAGGCTGGCCAGATAGGAAAGGGCCAGCTCGTAGGTCATTGATCAGTGAACGTCTTCAGGGTGAAAGCCCTCAAGAGGTTAACGATGGTTTTCTTCAGTTCCTTACGGTTAACAATACGGTCGATCATCCCGTGTTCGAGAACGAATTCAGATCTCTGGAACCCTTCGGGTAGTGCCTGCCGGATCGTTTGTTCGATAACACGAGGACCCGCAAACCCGATAAGGGCCTTGGGTTCGGCAAGGTTCACATCACCGAGCATAGCGAAGCTGGCCGTAACTCCCCCCGTTGTGGGATCAGTAAGGACCGAGATAAAGGGCAGCCGCTCCCGCCTGAGTCGTGCGAGAGCAGCGCTGGTCTTGGCCATCTGCATAAGGGACAGGGCGCCCTCCTGCATCCTGGCGCCACCAGAGGAAGAGATCACGATCAAACCGCATTTTTCCTCCACGGCTTTTTCAGCTGCACGAGTAATTTTCTCGCCGACAACGGATCCCATGCTGCCACCCATGAAGAAAAAATCGAAGACGGACAATACAACCTGGACACCATCCAGAGTGCAAATTCCTGAGATCACGGCGTCGTTGAGTCCTGTCTTTTTTCGGGCCGTCTTTATGCGGTCAAGGTATTTCAGGGAATCCTTGAACCCAAGGGGATCTTCGCTCTGGAGCTGGCTATCGAATTCGATAAAGGTTCCGGGATCAACCAGAAGCT
Above is a genomic segment from bacterium containing:
- a CDS encoding bifunctional folylpolyglutamate synthase/dihydrofolate synthase codes for the protein MTYELALSYLASLNESRIRPGLGRIREALKALGSPHFNFPHVLVGGTNGKGSVVSFMGAALSCAGYRVGLFTSPHLIKFEERIVVDSHAVTRDELPGLLQEVKDVGVDMTYFEFATVLALLYFARQKVDLAIFEVGLGGRWDATNVTSPVLSVITSVDLDHKNWLGNTLEDVAREKSGIMRKGRSVVVGPVGRAAREVILQEAEAAGARVVLFGRDFSADRDINGSSLQFEGMKWSINRLVPGLAGLFQLDNAACALAALEELSVSGFEMVYEKVVLGIESTKWQGRFQEFEGSPPIIVDAAHNPAAVKALTDSLGHEKEVVWLISALRDKDFGAMAEEMIRLGNRFVLVALDHPRGKTVQELEEEMPEGADIIKAPTVKQGLDTARSLAGGKGRIVVAGSVVLAGEVLKELEVAEEEKRRRGDGEKDD
- the accD gene encoding acetyl-CoA carboxylase, carboxyltransferase subunit beta encodes the protein MVSWFRRRSIRPERSDSKKVTVPEGLWIKCNNCAEIVYSKEIDRNLKVCPKCEYHFRITARERIELLVDPGTFIEFDSQLQSEDPLGFKDSLKYLDRIKTARKKTGLNDAVISGICTLDGVQVVLSVFDFFFMGGSMGSVVGEKITRAAEKAVEEKCGLIVISSSGGARMQEGALSLMQMAKTSAALARLRRERLPFISVLTDPTTGGVTASFAMLGDVNLAEPKALIGFAGPRVIEQTIRQALPEGFQRSEFVLEHGMIDRIVNRKELKKTIVNLLRAFTLKTFTDQ